In Paenibacillus durus, the DNA window TATACGGGAAGTCTTTTTTCTGAAACAACTTTTTAGGCCGTTACCGGATTCTTGCAGGATGTTTGCTGGCGAAACAGCCACTTATCTCTATCCTCCCCAACTTTAGTCTAGTTTAGCACCAGTCTCCAGCCCCTGTTTCAATAAATTTCCATAAGATATAATGCGCTTAGTACATACTTTCAGGCGAATAATTAGGGGATTGGCAAGATCGGATTGCTGCGGTTCAAAATGTTTTGTTTGTTTATTAAAGGGGGACATCGAATTGAGAAAAAGTATGAAGAAAGTGACAATGGCTGCCCTATTTGCGGCGCTGCTTCTAGCAGGCTGTACACCGCTTCCCGGGAAGTCGGCGGACAGCGCGAGCAACGATATGGAGACCTCGATGCGGGACATCGGGCAGGCAGCGGAGTCATTCGGTGAGACTATTCAGCAAAACGTCGGGGAGGCAGTGGGTAGCGCCGCGCAAACGATTGAAGACACTGCGGATCACGTATCGGACCAGCTCAAGTCTGGAAGAATCACCAAACAACTCTCCACCCAGAGTCCGGTCGGTTCGGCTTCGACGCTTGTCCTTGATAATTCGGTAGGCGATATTGAATTAAAGCCGGGCAGTGGAACCGATTTAAATGTAACCGCAACGATTATTTCTTACAATGCTCTTGGCAGAAAAGATACCAGCCAGCGCATTTTAAACAGCGCCGAAGTATCCATTCGGGAGAGCGGCGGCGAACTGAAAGTGAACACTCATCCGAAAGATAAGCCAGACACCGATTTATGGTCATGGGCAAGCAGAACGTACGGCACCTCCGACTTCAGTATCTCATACATTATTGAAATTCCCGCAAGCATTAGCCAGTTTGACATTAAGGGCGATGTCGGAAAAATCAAACTTCACGGATTAACGGGCACCTACCATATCTCCAGCGATGTCGGAAGTGTGAGTATTGAAGATGCACATATTACAGGGAAATCCAGCATAAACACCGACACCGGCAGCATTTCACTTGCTATTGCCGCAATGGACAGCAGTTCCTCCCTCACTGCCAGCACTGATGTAGGCAGCATAAAAGCAGCTTTGGAGCAATCGCTGAGCTGCACGCTTGAGGCAGACACCGATCTCGGCCGCGTTTCCGGAGTACCCTCCGGCAAGAGCGATATTAATGGAGGCGGACCGCTCCTCTCCCTCTCCTCTTCCGTGGGTGCGATCAGTGTAACGAAATAATGCTTTGTTATAAAAACAAAAAACCGCAACCACCAATCTAAAAATTGGTCATGTTGCGGTTTTTAAGTTCAAGAAAATCGGAGTAGCGGGATTCGAACCCACGGCCTCACCCACCCCAAGGGTGCGCGCTACCAGACTGCGCCATACCCCGATATTTGCAAGCTGCTACTGCGCATACACAATCCATATAAGTGGAATGTCAGCGACGAATATTATTATACGGCTTATTCCCCCATTGTTGCAAGTATAAATCTAACGCAGAATTTACAATAAATTTCAGCTTAAGCTATCAACTGAAGTTAGATGAACGCAATAATTTAAGCCACTTTTCTTGATTGAATAGTTCTCGTGAATTTAGCGGTAAAGCTAGCTATTGATTTTTTTAGCAAAAATGCCATTAGTAAAGTAATTAAAATGCAAATTAGATTATATATAAAATTGTCTATACTTAGATTTCCGCTTATTTTAGCAGTAATATTTAAAACCCTTTCATGGATCAAATATATTTCAAGACTGTGTGTACCGCAGAAAGTTAAGAAGATAAATTTTTTAATACCAAGCTTTGAAAGGGTTTGTAAAAAGGCTGCCGCAAACATACACAAAGGTAATGTAATTAAAATAAATGGATACCAAAATAAGCCATAGTGCCATGAAAATTCATATGGTAAATTCTTTATACTTACAGCTAAAAAGATTAAACCCAAAATTGCCATCACTATATTTACTACTAAATGTAACAAGTTAGCTTTTTTACGGGTCTCAATCCAATAACCTACAAGAAACCCTATGAAAAATATTGGAATTCTTATAGTAAAAATATTTAGATAAGATAGAGGTGTTGGTGTAATAACAACAGTTATTAGTAATCCAATAAGAATAGCCGCAGCAACTGAAATATACTTGTTTTTCGACTTGAAATAGTGCATAAATACGGGTGTAAGTAAATATAGAACCAAAATTGCTGGGACATACCAATCAAATTTATTTTTAGAGTCCACCCAAAAACTTAGTGTGGTCAAATTCAAAACTACATCTGTAAGCGACATTTCACCAACATACCAATAAAGGAGACAAATAATAAATACAAATATCATATAAGTTGGAATAATACGCAGTAGTCGTCTCTTATAAAATGTTATAACGTTATTGTCTTTCTGCCACGAGAAATATAACCCCAAACCAGATAACATCAAAAAAATATCTACTCCTCCATATCCGATTGTTTTAAATGTATTAATGATTGGAAAAGAGGAGGTATTAATCGTAGAGTGAAAAAATACAATCCATAATATGGATATCCCCATCAGTTGAGTACGGTATGTACTAATTAACTTATAATTAAAATATTTCATAAAATACCTCCTTCAGAACTGATATATTAATAATAATACAAAATACCCTTTATTTATATAAACATTTCACAGATTTATGATATCCCCAATATTTGTACGCCGCTATCCCCCCTACCCGTAAAAATGCTAAAAAAACATTTAGAATTATATAGATATTTCAGTACTCCTATGCTATACTGTCCGTACAAGGAAAGGAGGTGCGTTCACATTAATAATGACATGTTGAACGTATCCCTTACCCGGACCATTGGCTAATGAATCGGCTTTTGGTGGCGCGGGATACGGATCATGAAAGTTAAGCGCCTCGGGTAGAGAGACCGTCTTCGGACGGTCTTTTTTCATTTGCACAGCATTTTGCAAAAAGCTCATGTAATTCCGATCATTTATCTTTCTTGGCTGATCACGCAGAGGACCACCCAACCTTTGAACCAGAGTTCACGGATTGGGTGGTCCTCTTGGAAATTATCTCTCTGCATGGATGGCGATAGACTCCTAGCAGGGTTGATGGATAGGTTTCGCACCCGTCCCCCAGGGGACGAGAAACTTCAAGATTTTCGGTTCGTGTAGAAGTCAATAATATCGCTGACCGTGCGGAGCGGCTCCGCCTCTTTGCGGATCGGGTTCGTATCCGGCTTGAAATCTTCTTGTGACTTCGTTGTCATTTCAAAGTTCATCCTTTCGCTGGTTAAGCCTTTTCTATATTTTACGGCGTCTTACTTTATTACCCAAAAATGCAGGTAATGACACCTTAATAATATATGGCCCTACTGAACTTTTTATGACGGCTAATTGCATTTCATATTAACGAAAAGGCGTCTTTTTAACGGATAAGTTAAAAAGACGCCTTCTCTTCTTCGCTGCGGCTGCAGGCACGAGCCTCATTTAATTCTGCTTTCAATCGTTCCAGCAGCTTATGGTCTTTTGCTGTAAGCTCCGCCTGCTCAAGCAGCTCGGGTCTGCGTTCCAGCGTTCGCTTCAGCGACTGCTCTCTCCTCCACGCTTCGATATTGGCGTGATGGCCGCTCAGCAGCATATCCGGCACCTTCCAGCCCCGAAACTCAGGCGGACGCGTGTAATGCGGGTACTCCAGCAGCCCCGTGCTGAACGAATCAGTCACCGCGGAGGACTCATTCCCAAGCGCTCCGGGCTGTAGACGGACTACCGCGTCGATAACTGTGAGCGCGGGCAGTTCTCCGCCTGTCAGCACATAGTCACCGATGGACAATTCATCCGTAACCAGATGCTCGCGGATACGCTCGTCATAGCCCTCGTAATGTCCGCAAATAAAAATAAGATGCTCCTCCTTGGCCAACTCCTCAGCGATTCGCTGATCGAAAGTCCGGCCTTGCGGACACATGAGTATAATACGCGGGTTGACGTTCTCCGCTTGATCCAAGCCCGCTGTTCTATCTTCAGACCCTTCGCCAGCTGGGATCAAGTGCGTCGGATCTGCGCTTTCCGTTTCGCTCTCTGTCACTGACCGGCCCTCCAGATTGTCCAGAATATGCTCCACTGCGGCAAAGATCGGCTCAGGCTTGAGCACCATCCCGCCGCCGCCGCCATAAGGAGTGTCATCGACACTGCCGTGCTTGTTGTTCGCATAATCGCGGAAGTTCACCGCATTCAGCCGGACGATGCCTTTTTCCCGCGCCTTGCCCAGAATACTTGTCCCGAATACGCCTTCACACATTTCCGGAAAAAGCGTCAGCACATCGATCCGGATCATGACAGCAGTCCTTCCATCAGCTGAATCTTCACACGCTTGTTCGGAACATCAACATCAAGTACTACGTCGTCAATAACGGGTATCAGTATATCCTGGCCTTTGGGACGTCTGACAACCCAAACATCGTTAGCGCCGGGGGTCAGAATCTCAGAAATCACGCCAAGCGGCGCAGCCTCTGCTTCAGCTGTGTAGACCTCGCAGCCGATAATATCGTGAAAATAGTACTCGTTCTCCGGCAGTTCCACGCGGTCGCCCTCTGTAACTTTGATCAGACTGCCTTTATATTTTTCCACCTGGTTGATGTCGTTATAGCCCTTCAGCTTTACGATATACATTCCCTTATGCTCGCGTGCCGCCTCCACGGTGACCTCAAACTGTCCTTTTCCATCTTCCGGAAAAATCAGGAGCTTACTCCCCGGAGCAAACCTCACCTCGGGAAAATCGGTCCGGGATAATATTTTGATCTCGCCGCGAATCCCGTGGGTATTGACCAGCTTGCCTACCGTTAACAGCGATTCCGTCATGCCATCCACTCCCTTAACGCTTCAACTTTATATGAATAACGTTCCCCAGTGTAAAAAGCCTATGCTCCGCAGGGACGTATCTTATCTCTCTTAATTAGACAAAAGGAGCCGGAATCCAGCGATCCCCAGCCCCTCTTTTAATGGTCACCAATCAGGATAAAATATCCACGGTGACACGCTTATCGCTCTTGACTGCTGCCGATGTGACGACTGTCCGGAGCGCTTTGGCGATCCGCCCCTGCTTGCCGATGACCTTGCCCACATCACTCGGATGAACGGAAAGTTCATATACAATCAGATGATCCTTCTCCACGGTCCGCACCGTCACATCTTCCGGATGATCCACTAAAGCCTTAGCAATAACTGCAACTAATTCTTCCATAGAGGACCCTCGCAATCAGTCATTATTTCTGCAGCTTAGACTCATGGAACTTCTTCAACACACCCGCTTTGCTCAGCAAGTTGCGAACCGTGTCGGATGCTTGCGCACCGGTTTGAAGCCACTTGAGCGCTTTTTCCTCATCGATGTTCACTACTGCCGGTTGTGCAACCGGGTTATAGTAACCGATTTCCTCGATAAAACGACCGTCACGAGGAGACCGGGAATCGGAAACCACTACACGATAGAAAGGCGCTTTATGAGCACCCATACGTTTCAGACGAATACGTACTGCCACGAAATTCACCTCCTTATAAGGGTATCCCCTCCCAAACCCTCCCCACTGGGGAGGGCCCCAAGGGCTGCCGCCCTCTGGACACCCGCTAATGGCAATTGGCGTTGGCGGGTGGACTTGCGGGACCTTGGATGGTTGGGGTAATGATCGCTTTCCGTCCCTTACGGGACACGCTTAACTGCGAATCTATCTAGTTACGGGTTGAACCCCTAAAAACTACAACTTCAAAAGATATAAGACTAAGGGCGGATTAACCTATGTTGTACAATGGTTAATCGCAGTAAAAAGATAAACACTGATTAACCTATGTTGTACAATGGTTAATCGCAGTAAAAGATAAAACCTTAAAGATTAGCGGAAGGGGAACTTCATGCCTTTGCCGCCGAGCGCTTTAAGCTGCTTCATGGCGTTCTTCTTGGAGGCTTTGCCTCCGCCCATTCCGCCCATCATGCCAGAGAATTGCTTCATCATCCGGCGCATCTCATCGAACTGCTTGATGAGCCGGTTCACCTCGGCAAGCGAGGTGCCGCTGCCGGCGGCGATCCGCTTGCGGCGGTTGTGGTTGATGATCTCGGGCTGGCTCTTCTCCTGCTTCGTCATCGAATGCACAATCGCTTCGACGCGGCCCATCTGCTTGTCGTCGACCTTCAAATCCTTCATGCCTTTGGCTTTGTTCATGCCCGGGAGCATGTCGAGGATTTGGTCGATCGGGCCGAGCTTCTTGACCTGATCCATTTGCTCCAGGAAATCATCGAACGTAAACTCCGCATTGCGCATCTTACGTTCCATTTCCTTTGCCTTGTCGGCGTCGATGTTGGCCTGCGCCTTCTCGATCAGCGACAGCATGTCGCCCATACCGAGAATCCGCGAAGCCATCCGCTCCGGATGGAAAGGCTCCAGCGCGTCGATCTTCTCGCCGAGAGCGGCGAACTTGATCGGGCAGCCGGTTACGGCCTTAACGGAGAGGGCGGCACCGCCGCGGGTATCACCGTCAAGCTTCGTTAACACGACGCCGGTCAGCTCAAGCTGCTTGTTGAAGCTGTCGGCCACGTTCACGGCGTCCTGACCGGTCATGGCGTCGACCACGAGCAGCACTTCATCCGGATTCACGGCCGCATGAATCTGCTTCAGTTCTTCCATGAGGTCTTCATCAATATGCAGACGGCCGGCGGTATCGATAATGACATAATCGAGGTTATTGTCCTTGGCATGCTGCAGACCTTGCTTCGCGATCTCAACCGGGCTTGTCTTGTCGCCCAGTGTGAACACCGGCGCCTTGATCTGCTCTCCGAGCACCTGAAGCTGCTTGATCGCAGCGGGACGGTAAATGTCGCCGGCCACGAGCAGCGGACGGTGATTTCCCTTTTGCAGCAGCTTAGCCAGCTTGCCGGAAGTCGTCGTCTTACCGGCGCCCTGGAGGCCCGCCATCATAATGACGGTCGGCGGCTTATTCGCCTTGGCCAGCTTCGCCTGGCTTCCGCCCATCAGCTCCGTCAATTCCTTGTTCACGATGTCGATGATCACCATGCCCGGCGTGAAGCTCGACATCACTTCTGTACCGATGGCCTTCTCCTTCACCTTCGCCACAAAGTCCTTGACGACCTTAAAGTTAACGTCCGCTTCGAGCAGCGCAAGGCGCACCTCGCGCATTGCCTCGTTT includes these proteins:
- a CDS encoding DUF4097 family beta strand repeat-containing protein translates to MRKSMKKVTMAALFAALLLAGCTPLPGKSADSASNDMETSMRDIGQAAESFGETIQQNVGEAVGSAAQTIEDTADHVSDQLKSGRITKQLSTQSPVGSASTLVLDNSVGDIELKPGSGTDLNVTATIISYNALGRKDTSQRILNSAEVSIRESGGELKVNTHPKDKPDTDLWSWASRTYGTSDFSISYIIEIPASISQFDIKGDVGKIKLHGLTGTYHISSDVGSVSIEDAHITGKSSINTDTGSISLAIAAMDSSSSLTASTDVGSIKAALEQSLSCTLEADTDLGRVSGVPSGKSDINGGGPLLSLSSSVGAISVTK
- a CDS encoding acyltransferase family protein, producing MKYFNYKLISTYRTQLMGISILWIVFFHSTINTSSFPIINTFKTIGYGGVDIFLMLSGLGLYFSWQKDNNVITFYKRRLLRIIPTYMIFVFIICLLYWYVGEMSLTDVVLNLTTLSFWVDSKNKFDWYVPAILVLYLLTPVFMHYFKSKNKYISVAAAILIGLLITVVITPTPLSYLNIFTIRIPIFFIGFLVGYWIETRKKANLLHLVVNIVMAILGLIFLAVSIKNLPYEFSWHYGLFWYPFILITLPLCMFAAAFLQTLSKLGIKKFIFLTFCGTHSLEIYLIHERVLNITAKISGNLSIDNFIYNLICILITLLMAFLLKKSIASFTAKFTRTIQSRKVA
- the trmD gene encoding tRNA (guanosine(37)-N1)-methyltransferase TrmD — protein: MRIDVLTLFPEMCEGVFGTSILGKAREKGIVRLNAVNFRDYANNKHGSVDDTPYGGGGGMVLKPEPIFAAVEHILDNLEGRSVTESETESADPTHLIPAGEGSEDRTAGLDQAENVNPRIILMCPQGRTFDQRIAEELAKEEHLIFICGHYEGYDERIREHLVTDELSIGDYVLTGGELPALTVIDAVVRLQPGALGNESSAVTDSFSTGLLEYPHYTRPPEFRGWKVPDMLLSGHHANIEAWRREQSLKRTLERRPELLEQAELTAKDHKLLERLKAELNEARACSRSEEEKASF
- the rimM gene encoding ribosome maturation factor RimM (Essential for efficient processing of 16S rRNA), with translation MTESLLTVGKLVNTHGIRGEIKILSRTDFPEVRFAPGSKLLIFPEDGKGQFEVTVEAAREHKGMYIVKLKGYNDINQVEKYKGSLIKVTEGDRVELPENEYYFHDIIGCEVYTAEAEAAPLGVISEILTPGANDVWVVRRPKGQDILIPVIDDVVLDVDVPNKRVKIQLMEGLLS
- a CDS encoding KH domain-containing protein — translated: MEELVAVIAKALVDHPEDVTVRTVEKDHLIVYELSVHPSDVGKVIGKQGRIAKALRTVVTSAAVKSDKRVTVDILS
- the rpsP gene encoding 30S ribosomal protein S16, encoding MAVRIRLKRMGAHKAPFYRVVVSDSRSPRDGRFIEEIGYYNPVAQPAVVNIDEEKALKWLQTGAQASDTVRNLLSKAGVLKKFHESKLQK
- the ffh gene encoding signal recognition particle protein; protein product: MAFEGLTGRLQSVFSKLRGKGKVSEDDVNEAMREVRLALLEADVNFKVVKDFVAKVKEKAIGTEVMSSFTPGMVIIDIVNKELTELMGGSQAKLAKANKPPTVIMMAGLQGAGKTTTSGKLAKLLQKGNHRPLLVAGDIYRPAAIKQLQVLGEQIKAPVFTLGDKTSPVEIAKQGLQHAKDNNLDYVIIDTAGRLHIDEDLMEELKQIHAAVNPDEVLLVVDAMTGQDAVNVADSFNKQLELTGVVLTKLDGDTRGGAALSVKAVTGCPIKFAALGEKIDALEPFHPERMASRILGMGDMLSLIEKAQANIDADKAKEMERKMRNAEFTFDDFLEQMDQVKKLGPIDQILDMLPGMNKAKGMKDLKVDDKQMGRVEAIVHSMTKQEKSQPEIINHNRRKRIAAGSGTSLAEVNRLIKQFDEMRRMMKQFSGMMGGMGGGKASKKNAMKQLKALGGKGMKFPFR